The following proteins are co-located in the Undibacter mobilis genome:
- a CDS encoding integration host factor subunit alpha: MTGKTVTRADLCEAVYQKVGLSRTESASLVELVLKEITDCLERGETVKLSSFGSFVVRKKGQRIGRNPKTGKEVPISPRRVMVFKPSAILKQRINGHNVADEAEHA; this comes from the coding sequence ATGACTGGTAAGACCGTAACGAGAGCTGACCTGTGCGAAGCCGTCTACCAAAAGGTCGGCTTGTCGCGGACTGAGTCCGCGTCACTGGTTGAGCTTGTCCTGAAAGAAATCACCGATTGCCTGGAGCGCGGTGAGACCGTGAAACTGTCATCTTTTGGCAGTTTTGTGGTGCGCAAGAAGGGCCAGCGCATCGGACGCAATCCAAAAACCGGCAAGGAAGTTCCCATTTCGCCGCGCCGCGTCATGGTGTTCAAGCCATCCGCGATCCTCAAGCAGCGGATTAACGGGCATAACGTCGCCGACGAAGCCGAACACGCATAA
- a CDS encoding MerR family transcriptional regulator, with product MDDKAPGAFRTISEVADELDLPQHVLRFWESRFNDIKPMKRGGGRRYYRPDDIDLLRGIRHLLYGEGYTIRGVQRILREQGVDFVQSIWQEGAPAVAVESEDAEDLAEETLAADEEEYEDEVEDDAEEAGASDEPRGLRGRIGSLIGRDLNERDTRADRTEPLLHEAPMPRVEPGDRLGGAVRGAPETFAPAPRPAAKPAAAAPAGLTAEQSDRLRHVLDELKECRQLIETAATAANRS from the coding sequence TTGGACGACAAGGCGCCGGGCGCATTCCGTACCATCAGTGAAGTGGCCGACGAGCTCGATCTGCCGCAACACGTGCTGCGCTTCTGGGAAAGCCGCTTCAACGACATCAAGCCGATGAAGCGCGGCGGCGGACGCCGCTATTACCGGCCTGACGACATCGATCTCCTGCGCGGCATCCGTCATCTGCTTTACGGCGAGGGCTACACCATTCGCGGTGTGCAACGCATCCTGCGTGAGCAGGGCGTCGATTTCGTGCAGTCGATCTGGCAGGAGGGCGCGCCGGCTGTTGCGGTCGAGAGCGAGGACGCTGAAGACCTCGCCGAAGAAACGCTCGCCGCCGACGAAGAAGAATACGAAGACGAAGTTGAAGACGACGCGGAGGAGGCCGGCGCCTCCGACGAGCCGCGCGGTCTTCGTGGCCGTATCGGCTCGCTGATCGGCCGCGACCTCAACGAGCGCGACACGCGCGCCGACCGCACAGAGCCGCTGCTGCACGAAGCGCCGATGCCGCGCGTCGAACCCGGCGACCGCCTTGGCGGAGCTGTACGGGGAGCCCCCGAGACATTTGCCCCGGCACCGCGGCCTGCGGCAAAGCCCGCCGCCGCTGCGCCTGCGGGCCTGACCGCTGAACAGTCGGACCGGCTGCGCCATGTGCTCGACGAGCTCAAGGAATGCCGTCAGTTGATCGAAACCGCAGCGACGGCGGCAAACCGTTCGTAG
- a CDS encoding enoyl-CoA hydratase-related protein yields MADPDPLLVEHPADDIVVLRLNRPQVRNALSLPLRQRLAEETLRYGADTKTRVIVITGDDKAFAAGADIAEMAKAGPIEVMARNVQQYYRPIMECPKPVIAAVEGFALGGGFELALCADFIVAGETAKLGLPEVKLGILAGGGGTQKLVRLVGKQRALMLLMTGRFLSAAEAFAMGAVADVAPAGQALARALDIAREIAAMPPISVQQIKEIVNAGVNAPLETALMLERKAFQLQFATQDQKEGMAAFIEKRKPIYEGK; encoded by the coding sequence ATGGCCGATCCCGATCCGCTTCTAGTTGAACATCCGGCAGACGACATCGTCGTCCTGCGTCTCAATCGCCCACAGGTGCGCAATGCGCTCAGCCTGCCGCTGCGTCAGCGTCTTGCTGAAGAGACGCTGCGTTACGGCGCTGATACGAAGACCCGTGTGATCGTCATCACCGGCGACGACAAGGCCTTCGCCGCCGGCGCCGACATTGCCGAGATGGCCAAGGCCGGCCCGATCGAGGTGATGGCGCGCAATGTTCAGCAATATTACCGGCCGATCATGGAATGCCCGAAGCCGGTGATCGCCGCTGTCGAAGGCTTCGCGCTGGGTGGCGGTTTCGAATTGGCGTTGTGTGCTGATTTCATCGTCGCGGGCGAGACGGCGAAGCTTGGTCTGCCCGAGGTGAAACTTGGCATCCTCGCCGGCGGCGGCGGCACGCAGAAACTGGTGCGGCTCGTCGGCAAGCAGCGCGCGCTGATGCTGCTGATGACAGGGCGTTTTCTTTCGGCCGCAGAGGCTTTCGCGATGGGGGCTGTGGCCGACGTCGCGCCGGCCGGGCAGGCGCTGGCGCGTGCGCTCGACATCGCCCGCGAGATTGCTGCAATGCCGCCGATCTCGGTCCAGCAGATCAAGGAAATCGTCAATGCCGGCGTCAACGCGCCGCTTGAGACGGCGTTGATGCTCGAGCGCAAGGCCTTCCAGTTGCAGTTCGCGACGCAGGATCAGAAGGAAGGCATGGCGGCCTTCATCGAGAAGCGCAAGCCGATCTACGAAGGCAAGTGA